Proteins from one Thioflavicoccus mobilis 8321 genomic window:
- the mnhG gene encoding monovalent cation/H(+) antiporter subunit G has protein sequence MTYLGYLLMAGGLFFFWVSGLGLIRMPDFFTRMHAGTKATTLGSLLMLLGAACLVPAWAPKLLILAVFTLATNPLSSSVLARAAYRSGTDTVTMAHDACAARDAAAEPAAPQTPPTEEACA, from the coding sequence ATGACGTACCTCGGGTACCTGCTGATGGCCGGCGGGCTGTTCTTCTTCTGGGTGAGCGGCCTCGGGCTGATCCGGATGCCGGACTTCTTCACGCGGATGCACGCCGGGACCAAGGCGACGACGCTCGGCTCGCTGCTGATGCTGCTCGGCGCCGCCTGCCTGGTCCCGGCCTGGGCACCGAAGCTGCTGATCCTCGCCGTCTTCACGCTCGCGACCAATCCCCTGAGCTCCTCGGTGCTGGCACGTGCCGCCTACCGCAGCGGCACCGACACGGTGACGATGGCCCACGACGCCTGCGCCGCGCGCGACGCCGCGGCCGAGCCTGCCGCACCACAGACCCCGCCGACCGAGGAGGCCTGCGCATGA
- a CDS encoding monovalent cation/H+ antiporter complex subunit F, translating into MVTLFLVLLVPPILMILWRFFRGPDAANRILALDALTILAIALFALLAVFFGRSIYLDVAFVFAMVGFAGVILFGRFLEKGV; encoded by the coding sequence ATGGTCACGCTGTTTCTCGTCCTGCTCGTCCCCCCGATCCTGATGATCCTGTGGCGCTTCTTTCGCGGCCCTGATGCGGCCAATCGCATCTTGGCCCTCGACGCCCTGACGATCCTCGCCATCGCGCTGTTCGCGCTGCTCGCGGTCTTCTTCGGGCGCAGCATCTACCTCGACGTGGCCTTCGTCTTCGCGATGGTCGGCTTCGCTGGGGTGATCCTGTTCGGCCGGTTCCTCGAGAAGGGGGTCTGA
- a CDS encoding Na(+)/H(+) antiporter subunit B gives MTGLLAILLFAWMIGGALFAILQRDLLQAVIGLSLVSLGAVGQFFLLQAPDVALTEAAIGVAASSFVMLMGVRQFGRDENEGAE, from the coding sequence ATGACAGGCCTCCTCGCCATTCTGCTCTTCGCCTGGATGATCGGCGGCGCCCTGTTCGCGATTCTCCAGCGCGACCTGCTCCAGGCCGTGATCGGCCTGTCGCTGGTCAGCCTCGGCGCGGTCGGCCAGTTCTTCCTGCTCCAGGCCCCCGACGTAGCCCTCACCGAGGCGGCGATCGGCGTGGCCGCGAGCAGCTTCGTGATGCTGATGGGCGTGCGCCAGTTCGGGCGCGACGAGAACGAGGGGGCCGAATGA